DNA from Drosophila suzukii chromosome 2R, CBGP_Dsuzu_IsoJpt1.0, whole genome shotgun sequence:
CACGCCAACGACGTGCTGTCCGTGTGGCTCTTTCTGCTCTCCGTGGTGCCACTGGTGGTGTGATTCACCAATCACGCATCCAATCGCAAATGCCAGAGGCAATCCCCATGCCATTAGAGATTCGGGGTCGCTATCAGTTCAGTTTACAAGTGCAAGCGTAGCCGCATGGTCTGATTTTTATCGCAACGCCCAACTGTCGACCGAAGAGGCCGAAATGAAATCTATTTAATTTGGTTTACAGCCcgaaaaatgtatatatatatgtatttatagaAAAAAAAGCGTGTAGTTGTACGGAGTGATAAGGGGGCGCAGGTACCAGTACCAGGTGGAAATGGTGGCGCACCTGGTGCGGGGCTAGTTCGCCGCGCACCCCAGAACCGTCAACATcgatttcacaagcccatgtCCAAAAGCATGTTCCAAAAGCTGTCCGAGGATTATGCGAAATTCAAGCGCTATGTGAAATGGCTGTATTTGCTCTACGAGCTGAACACACAGATCGCCATCTGTGAGCCCTGGGAAAAGGTGTTCCTGAGTAAGTAGTCCAGGGCTCATGTCCCCGGGAAGGGGGAGATTAGGACGTACATATCTACAAAGTAACTTTGGCGCGATATATTGTCTTTACTCATCGATATCTTATCTCGGCCGGTCAGCCAGTCGGTCTTAGTCATTAAAAACCAGTCGACGAACAGCCGACCTGCTAATGGATGGCTACATAAGTCTCATCAGGTTATTTTCCTTCTTTTAGATGTGCTTCTGGGCAGCTTTGTTTCCCTAATTCTTTACGCATCCGTCGCTTTTGTTCCCGGCTATTGTGTGACTGTCTTCCACCTCCTGTGGCCAATGGAAACAATGCAAAATCTCAACCGCGCTTGCAATTCGAATATCGAGGGCTTCTGCGGCAACGAAAGTGGAGCATTAATAACATAATCTTAGTATAGCTTATCTTaatcaataaataattaaGAAAATAACGGTTGCGTTTAAATACCAGTTTAAACTTTTACAGCATTGCCAGGTTCAACAGGTAGAAAAGACAGCCACCTAGGTGGAAACCCGTTCTAACGATTGTTTAAAGTGATTAATCGATAGCTGCAATAAATTATCGAGTATTCCTACTTCGATaaacattttgtttattttttgtggctccgttttgtttaattaattaattaatttaaccATGTCGAACGACAAACGCACCGTTTATGTGGGCGGCCTGGCCGACGAGGTGACAGAGCGACTGCTGAACAATGCCTTCATACCCTTTGGCGATATTGCGGACATACAGATGCCGGCCGACTACGAATCACAACGCCACCGGGGATTCGCCTTTATAGAGTACGAACAGAGCGAAGATGCAGCGGCTGCTATAGATAATATGGTAGGTGAAATCAAGCAGGATGACACATACATAGATGTCTTACAATCTTCAGACACTACTTACACTTTCAGAACGACTCGGAGCTCTGTGGCCGCACAATCCGCGTGAATTTGGCCAAACCGGTGCGCGTTAAAGAGGACAGCTTCAAGCCCGTTTGGGCGGATGACGACTGGCTGCAGAAGCATGCGGGTGCCACACTGCAGCCGGAAGGCGATCCGGAGGCGGAGAAGGTGGAAACCCCCTCCACGGGGCCAGCAGTCATCGAGAAAGCTGAGAAACGCAACCCACAGGTCTTCTTCGACGTCCGGATTGGTGGCAACGATGCCGGTCGCATTGTGATGCTCCTCCGTGCGGATGTAGTGCCCAAGACAGCGGAGAACTTTCGCCAGTTGTGCACCCACGAGCAGGGCTACGGCTACAAGGGCTGCTCCTTTCACCGTGTGATCCCAGAGTTTGTAAGTTTGACAGCCTGGCTTTCCCTACAACCATTCCTAACCACTTCTCTTTAACAGATGTGCCAAGGCGGAGACTTTACCAATAACAATGGTACCGGCGGAAAGTCCATCTATGGCAAGAAGTTCAACGACGAGAACTTTAACCTGAAACACAATAGTTTCGGCACTCTGTCCATGGCCAACTCGGGGGCGAATACCAACGGCTCGCAGTTCTTTATATGCACCACGAAAACAGATTGGCTGGACAACAAGCATGTGGTCTTCGGTCATGTCATCAGTGGCGCCGAGGTGGTGCGCAAAATGGAGCGGTGTGGCTCCAAGTCGGGCACTCCCAGCCAAAAGATTGTCATCTACGCCTGCGGAGAACTCAAATAAAGACGCTCGTTTACCTAGTTTACTCTTCAACGATCGCATTTATTGAAAAATCCACTAAGTCATATAGGTGAAAAAGCTGCAGGCAAATCCTACTGGAAGTAGGTCCTGGGCTTCCTGAACGAGAACAGCTTCCTGTTGCCCTTGTGGTGGACACGCTGGACCAGTGGGAACTTGATCTTGGAGTCGTGGAACTGCTTGACGTGCACGCGGCGCGTCTTGGCGGCAGGGATGGAGTCCACCTTGATGATCTGGATGGAGTGGGCACGGGCACGGTGGCGGGCGCCCATGTCGCGGTAGCACTGAGTGACGGCACCGCCGACGGTCAGGTCACGGTACTCGCGGTACATGTTGTGGGTGCCCGAGCGGGAATCGTAGCGCAGCCAGATGCCGAAGTTCTTGATCTTCACGGGCGACGTCTCGTACACCTGCTTGATGGACACGATCTCGCCGGTGGTCTTCTTGAACTTCTTCAGCTGGCGCAGGAAGTACCAGAAACGGGACTTGGCCACGATGTTGTCGGGAGCGAAGATGCGCATCTTGTAGAGCGGCGTCTGGGGCTCCTTCTCGCTGGGCAGCTTGCGGCCCACGACCTCGTACTCCTTCAACTGCAAATGGGTTTGGGTTTAGTAAAAATGGTCTTGAAAAACATTGTAAACAAATGCCGACAGAAGTAGGCAAACAAACACACGCATGGCAGTTGGTTTTTCGAGGTTATGTTTTCGGCGACGCAGAgtagtttaaaattaaatttatgaaacGCCTTAAACGGTTCACATTGGCTGGGGTCGCTTTAGAACCTTTTAGAATgaattttaaatacttaagcTAAGTAACAGAAGTGATTTTCAAGAAAAGTAGCTTGAAAAACATAGGCGACGGCACCTTGTACTCTTAAGTCCAGTTTTACACAAAAATTGCGTAGTTTTACGATTTCCAACGATTGCATTGCATGCATTGTATGTTTGCCTAGCTGTTTCACACATTTTAAACGCCACTTATGATTgcttaaatcatttttttcttaaatactAACCAATCCCTTGGCTCTCATGTTGGACGTTCACGCGAAAAGGAAACGGAAAGAGCTTGTCAAATCGGGATGACACTGAACCTCGATTCAGGGATGGCAAACACTATCGATAGGTTAAGTTGGAGAGTGGTAATCACTAAGATCAGGTGAGCAAGGCAATTTGCAAGCACTTCCTTTACGTTTTTGATAATTAAAACTATAAATACGTTAATCTACTCCAATAGATTATATTTTAAACGGCTCTCGCCACTACTTGCCACCTATCGATATGTCTACACTGAACCGCTGGCCAACCTCGCAGCGGTGCACGTCGCAGGGTTGCACTTTTGGCAGTCACACCAGCACGCTGCGCGAGCTATCGAACCATCGCCCATCGCTAGCTTCTGCGCGTGTTTCAATGGCCTGGCTGTAAAAAAAGGCGA
Protein-coding regions in this window:
- the LOC108009062 gene encoding serine palmitoyltransferase small subunit B; amino-acid sequence: MSKSMFQKLSEDYAKFKRYVKWLYLLYELNTQIAICEPWEKVFLNVLLGSFVSLILYASVAFVPGYCVTVFHLLWPMETMQNLNRACNSNIEGFCGNESGALIT
- the cyp33 gene encoding peptidyl-prolyl cis-trans isomerase E is translated as MSNDKRTVYVGGLADEVTERLLNNAFIPFGDIADIQMPADYESQRHRGFAFIEYEQSEDAAAAIDNMNDSELCGRTIRVNLAKPVRVKEDSFKPVWADDDWLQKHAGATLQPEGDPEAEKVETPSTGPAVIEKAEKRNPQVFFDVRIGGNDAGRIVMLLRADVVPKTAENFRQLCTHEQGYGYKGCSFHRVIPEFMCQGGDFTNNNGTGGKSIYGKKFNDENFNLKHNSFGTLSMANSGANTNGSQFFICTTKTDWLDNKHVVFGHVISGAEVVRKMERCGSKSGTPSQKIVIYACGELK
- the RpL18A gene encoding large ribosomal subunit protein eL20 yields the protein MRAKGLLKEYEVVGRKLPSEKEPQTPLYKMRIFAPDNIVAKSRFWYFLRQLKKFKKTTGEIVSIKQVYETSPVKIKNFGIWLRYDSRSGTHNMYREYRDLTVGGAVTQCYRDMGARHRARAHSIQIIKVDSIPAAKTRRVHVKQFHDSKIKFPLVQRVHHKGNRKLFSFRKPRTYFQ